AGACGCGAGCGCGACCCGTTCGACGCGGACAGTCTGCACGTCCACCTGCGCAGCGGTCCTCAGGTAACCACGCTCATGTTTCACGTGAAACCGATGTGAGACAACGTGCGGCGGGTCCGATGTGCCGACGAGTCCGGAACCGTGGGAACGCGTTACACCATCAGGCCCTGGGTGTCAGCCCCGTTCGATCGCCCGACCTACTCTCACTCCGCAACGTCGACGCCATCGAGATGCCGGGCTCAATGACGTGCAGGGGGGATGCCGCGCTCCGTACCCCTGGGGCCGACGTCGGGCCTTGGCGCCGAGGCAGGAATCTCTGGCCGCAGCTCTCACCCGGTCGGCTCGTCATGAGCCGTGCGACGACAGAGCTCGTCGAACCCCAGCAGGCCTCCCGACGAAGTCGCCCGGGTATCGCCCACATGATGACGCCGACGGTGACCATCGCCACCACCCAACGGTGATCGGCATGCCGATCACCGTCCCGATTGCGCCTCACCCGGGGATCCCGCGCGTACACCCCGGCGTGGGGGCCTCATCGTGCGCGCGAACCCGTATGCACGCGAAACCGGCGTGTGCAGGATGTATCGCATCGGCGACGCGAGCACCCGTCGTCGTCCAGGCGGCACCGTCCGAAGAAGACCAGCTCAGTGCGTCGATGCTTCACGTGAGACGATCACCACGCCGTCACGGGCAGATCCCGCGCGGGTGTTTCACGTGAAACAGTAGCGCCGAACAGTGTGCAATACTCACGCAGCCCGTGTCGCGCGAAGGACGCGGGTGGGCTCAGCGATGATCCCCTCGCCGACCGTCTCAACGCGCACATCGGTCAGCTTGTAGCGACGAATCACCTTCTCCGCGGCCGCGATCTCATTCTCCGCATTGGCGCCCTTGAGCAGCACGAGTTCGCCCCCCGAGCGCAACAGGGGAGCGGTCAGCGGGATCAGTGTGCGCAGCGCGCTCACCGCACGCGCCGTCACGGCGTCGAGAACGGGCCCACCGGTCCACTGCTCACCACGCGCGCGCACCACCTCGACATTGTCCAGACGGAGCTGCGTTGTCTGTTCCTCGAGCCACGCCACGCGTCGCTCCATAGGCTCAACAAGCACCCACTGCACATCCGGGCGCGCAATAGCGAGCACCAGACCCGGAAGGCCGGCCCCCGACCCCACATCCGCCACGCGTCCACCGGCCGGGAAGAGCGGCGCTGCAATCGCGGAATTGAGGATGTGGCGGTTCCACAGCCGAGGAGGTTCGAGCGGACCGATCAGCCCGCGCTCTTCGCCGTGTGCCGCAAGGGCGGCCGCGAATTGGCGGGCGAGGGGGAGTCGGTCGCCGAACACGACGAGAGCAGACGCTGGTTCTGTCTCGACCCCGGTTGTTTCACGTGAAACGTCGTCCATGGGTGTCAGGCGCGACGGATCACCGTGTGACGGTCGGCGCCGTCGCCGTACGACTCGGACACCAAGCCCCGGTCAGCGACGATGTCATGCACGAGCTTTCGTTCGTAGCTCGTCATCGCCGGAAGCGATGCCTGGGACGCACCCTCGTCCAGTCGCGCGATGGCACGATCGACGAGCTTTTCCAGTTGGCGCTGGCGTGCGTCACGAGAACCGCCGACGTCGAGAATCAGCCGCGAGAAGCGACCGGTCTTCGCCTGCACAGCAATGCGCACGAGCTCCTGCAGCGCCTGCACCGTGTCAGGCTCCGAGAGCAACCGCAGCGCGTCGGCATCATCGTTCTCGACCGACACATACGCACGGCCGGCACGCACATCGAGTGCCAGGTCACCATCGATGTCAGCGATGTCGAGAAGTGCCTCCAGGTAGTCGGCCGCGATGTCGCCTTCCTGCTCGAGTTGCTCGGTGGTCGCGGCGGGACGCTCGGCGGCGTCACTCTCGGAAGTAGTGCTCATGAGGGTCCTCGGAATTGACGATTCGATCAAGAATCGGTGGTGGGCTTGTTCTTCGGCTGCTGCGACTGCTTCTTCGCTCGCTGCTTGCTCACCGGCTGCTGCCGCTTGGGAGCTTCAGCCTTCGCCTTCTGCGCCTCTTCGTAGAGGCGCTGCTGTTCGGCCTGGTACTTCTCCAGCGG
The DNA window shown above is from Microbacterium laevaniformans and carries:
- a CDS encoding Jag family protein, which translates into the protein MSTTSESDAAERPAATTEQLEQEGDIAADYLEALLDIADIDGDLALDVRAGRAYVSVENDDADALRLLSEPDTVQALQELVRIAVQAKTGRFSRLILDVGGSRDARQRQLEKLVDRAIARLDEGASQASLPAMTSYERKLVHDIVADRGLVSESYGDGADRHTVIRRA
- the rsmG gene encoding 16S rRNA (guanine(527)-N(7))-methyltransferase RsmG, which codes for MDDVSRETTGVETEPASALVVFGDRLPLARQFAAALAAHGEERGLIGPLEPPRLWNRHILNSAIAAPLFPAGGRVADVGSGAGLPGLVLAIARPDVQWVLVEPMERRVAWLEEQTTQLRLDNVEVVRARGEQWTGGPVLDAVTARAVSALRTLIPLTAPLLRSGGELVLLKGANAENEIAAAEKVIRRYKLTDVRVETVGEGIIAEPTRVLRATRAA